aaaaatcagaaagaaATCTAGAATATTCTCAAAATATTCTCTCTGTCTTTTTGCTTCTAACTCTTTGTTAACATGGTACCAGAGCTCAGTCTCGATACTTCGTGAGGACCATTGTACGACTACAATCGTGATGCTTATCAGGGGGAGTGTTGTGCTCAGCATTTGAATCTTTTGTCGGGGTGTTTCCATTAAGGTACTCATACCAATATAAAACTTGGATGCTTTATATTGGGCGGGTGTGGGCAGAGTAGTCTACTGCGCACGACGGCAGTCCCATATGATCAGGTGGTGATCTAGGCGGTTTACACCTGGCTTTTGAGGGGACATAAGCACACTTTACGAGGTGTGACGAACTTGTGGTGTACGAAGCCTGCATATCATGGTTTTATTAGGCGGACGAGCTCGGCATGTACCGAGCATCAACAGAAGGAGTACTGTTCTATCCAATAGATAGAATTCTATTCTGCTCTAGTATTATAAAGTGTATCACCCTTTGTTCCTCTCATAATGCTCAAAGGAATTGTTTGCTAATAATGTAAGCAGATCATTATGCTTTGCAGTGTAAGTTAGGTAGCATCCGATCTACTCTTAAGATTGTTGGAAAAATTTGGTTGATGGATGCTAGTTTTCTCGCAAAACGtcacataaaataattgttaATGATTTATAATTTACATTGCattgtaaataaaataacataaaataaacaaaataataaaaaatacttaTGGCATGTAGTCAAAGGTCTCAATGTCAtaagtattttgtttttatttccatCTCCATTCATGCTTGAGTAGAATAATAGATTTAGGTTGATGTGTGTAGTTACTGTCCTTAAGAGTAGATTTTGCCTCTCGGAGACAATGTCTTGACGTAGTTAGGTTGTATGGCACCCCACCCTCCTTCATAACACGTTATAATTGTTTCTTGAAATTTGATGGCTAACgtcaaaataaacaaatgaattTGCAAAAACGGTGTTATGGTGAAGAGACATGGTTTTTCCATAGTTGCAGAAACTTTGTGAGAACTATGTGGTCTGGTGGCAATTGTTGTACCcataattttaaagaaaaatacagCATATTAAAGAGCTTCTACAcgagaaaaaggaaagtttCAGAAAGATTCAATGGGTTGAGATGAAAGTTGTATATTTCATTGATGAATTTGGCAAGGGCGGAATTAGGAATTTTTCAACGGGTAGGTTAACTAAagttattagcttaaaatttaatgattattttttttggtacttacaatttctataatctttctagaaataaaagtaaacattAAATCGTATAAACCAAGCTAGTTCATAGTTCCATAgactaattttcaataagtttTAACATAAACCAAATAGGGTTTAACACCATAGTAGATTGAACATCTAAGACTTTTTACCTAGATTGACCTTATGttccttcatgcattcatataatacatgaaaagttgttttatgtaaaaatattgactaagtatgaaaaattggttttcagaataatcattttctcaagataatttttggcggcttttattcctcacacatcaaataagaaaacttgattttatgggattttagtatgaagtatatattgacttaatgagccatcatttttagcctaaatcgtattttgcactaaaccgatttttcataatttgatttggtgggaatttgattttctagtatttttatttgaatccaaatggggggtacttccttatttacattgtaaacttaagtaaatgtctttgttgttttacttttatttatttttatattactccatttacttaaatgttgaaaatgaaaataaggtaatctgtacAGCGCCACTAACTGGGCTAATATTGAAGATAAGTTAAATATATaggttttatattttttttccttaaaaaaccACACTGGGCTACGGCCCACTGTAGCCCTTAGTGTGGCTCCACCCATGAAATTTGGTATACAATAAAGCTGCAGACTAAAACCCTAATTGTCCATTGTGTAATGCgagtatatatatagctaTACAATTGTATGTGTTAGATTAGTCATATTTTCTGTTTACTAATATATTCTTATCTGTAATTAGTTATGATAGCTCAGCATAGTTGTTGTGTATAAAGGTCTTTGTAAGAGCATCTCTaagggagatgtcaaatatcaaacatcaaatttaaatttgatggctgatgtggcaatttgacatcttGCACAGCTTTACACTCCACtcgatatgtcaaattaaattattattttattacattttagtgttgattcatttttaattaaaaagaaaagaaaaaaataataaaatattcatttgacatcttgcttttgggatgtcaaaaataacatctcaatCTTTAGCCTTCATTCCACATCAGCTTTGACATATCAGTTGGAGTgatgtgagatgttatttCTAAATGTTAAATGTCTATGTGGCATGTTTGACACATCGGTTGGAGATACTCTAACAGTTTATTCAATAATGAGAACACCCCCCTgaggttttaaattattttcatagatttttcatccaaagattgatgattttatacaaaaacattctccaaatgacaaagttcGCCTTTGAGATTAAATTGCATATACTTCATTGaagttaattttgttatttgcataagtattttcaatgaaatcatcaaattTTGGACAAACAATTAACGAaaaggggttttgtgaaaacaaacttAAACCTCAAGGGTGTTGATGTAATTTTTGAGACCTgaaggggttttgtgaaaacacaagAAATCTTAGGaagtgttagtgtaaataattcaataataaataataaattaatgtcCTACAAATCAATAACTTACCCCTTTTAAACCGGAGAGACAtaataggaaaaataaatagcCAAAGACAAATATGACTCATCCCATTATGGAAGGTAATCCTACATAGATAATTTGGATCAATAAACAATATTGTGTGGAATAGAACCACATTGGGCCAAAAAAATCAAGGGAAGTTTGATCATTTTCTAATGAAATATTTGgatggagtttttttttttaaatttataaatttataaataatataaaattcaaaaaattttaaaatgaaaaaaccaacattttatgaattttaaaaaatatatattatattttaaatacacgTGGCATTATATTATTGGAGGTATaagctccatatatatgccacacaAGTAAGCTAAGggagttttttaaatttagaaatgaaaaaccaaaattttatgcaccaagattttttcatttttaaattttatgaaggCTTTATAtcactaaaccctaaaccttaaaatgcatcaaatttgggtttttttcttaaattttttaattttatgaataaatgaaaaaaccaaaattttagcAGGGTCCATTTGTGAGCACACATATTAACCGTTAAGACCACaaattgtaacatcccacatcgaccaatgGAGATGgagtgatgtgccttatatgtgcatgcccacctccatctagcacgaggccttttgggagctcactgggtTCGGAGTTATGGGAACTCCGAAATTAAGCGAGTCTGGGCTAGAGCAATTCAAGGATGGGTGACCTACTGGAAAGTGCTCGTGAGTtcctaaaaacaaaactatgaGGGCATGGGAGGGCCTAATTTGATAGTTTCCTAAACCtcaggatgttttgtgatataaaATCTTTTATGAATTACGTTTTGTGATATTAAGCCAACAAAAACTGGACCAATTTGGCCcagtcaatttaaaataatattaatttatttacatattACAAATGGGGCTATGTAAGTGGAGGTTCCTCAGAGTTACAATGGGACATGTCGCATTCGATTTCAACCATAAATGTTAACAACACTTGTGGGGCTATCCGTAAGTGTCAACAACGTTTCCTCTCACCGCGCCTCCAATTCGACTCGATACACAGCCTCTCGCCGTCGCCACTCCAATTCGAAGAAGCCACTCCTCGTCGCCACTCCAATTCAAGGAAGCCACTCACCGTCATCGCTCCGATCATCCTCTCGTGGCCGGCGCCTCTGTCTCAATTTCAGGTAAGTGCAAAATAACAAAGTTTTGAAGACCAGAACACCCAAAGAGCATTATTTCGTATTTCTGTTGTTGGCTTTTATGTTTACAGCCTCATTTGCCATTTTAACCCACACATTTTGTGTTTGCATACTTATAAGGAGCAGACTATATATGCAGAttgggtttcaatttgatttccCTAGAGATGCTGAAAGCAAACAGCCTTCAAAGGTTGtttcttttccccttttttaGTGTGATAGAAGTTCCGTGGAGTTCATAATTGCATAAAAGGAGTCAAAGTAGTGGCTGCGGCGGGTGGAGTCCGCCGGCCTGCCTGTCCGATCTGGAGAATTCATGTTCCGACAGGTGGGCTAGACAGAATGGTTTCCACAATATATGcaaaattatttcaaatacCAAGAGGAAGCAAAAGTGGTTTCCCATCCAtgagaaaaaatttcattggtTACTGTcattttacaacaaaaaatccaaaatgggCTGTTTCTTTTCAACCTCTAGAGAATTAACTATCTTCTATCTAATTGACCCCCCACAAATTGAGGATACAGTGCAAACACCAGCTGATGTTGTGAGGGGAATATCTCTGTAGCAGGCCACTAGGTCAGTGTTAGTATGCAGATCCACTTGCAAGCTCTCCCACACTTTCTTCTTGGGGTTTAACACCTCATCAGGCTCACCTGCGAACCCCGGAAATGTAACTCTCTCGCCAACCTGAGCTGCTTTAGGCGGGTTGACCAATTCAACCGTGGAGTGGTCACTGTTCGAAGCAGCAAGAACCATTGCTTGTGATTTAATACCCCTCATGGTTGCTGGCTTCAGATTGCAAAGAACACAGACCTTCCGGTTCTGCCACAGAAAagttaatataaataaactaatgGACAAGTAGGTGTTAATTCGAATTTTATTGTTGAAAATTCTGTAGACGCAAACACAAACCTGCATTTCTTCAATGGGTATATACTTGAcaagtccactcacaactgTTCTAGCCTGTCCTTCACCAACATCAATCTCTTGTATGTAAAGTGAATCAGCATCAGGATGCTTCTGAGCTTTCGTAATGAGGCCAACACGAATATCAAGTCTAGAAATGGAAATCTCTGCTTCAGCTGCAGATTTTGTGGCCTGttgctttttctttccacTGTTGTCTGTTACAAAAATGGATTATTAGGAtggatatatatttatgttagCAATAACTAAGAAATGGTATATGattgttttcaaatataaGTGCCCACAAAACATGAGTTTAGCTTGTGGACCAGACCAACATGCGGAAATTCTAACCTgaaactttcattttcttgagTTGTGCAGCCACCTTCACTGCTTCAGCTTCTTCCCGCTCCTTCCTGTCCGCTTGACTTCCAGCAAACTTCTTCCTTAAGGACTCCACTTCTTCATCTTTCTGTGTCCAAGTACAAACTTTCACTAAATTAGAATCTACAAGTAGGCAAGTGATGCAGCAATCATATCATGGCAGGCTAGAGAGTGCAACATTGAAAGACAAAGCACATCAAAGACATACCAATTCCTTGAACAATGGCTCTGGTTTCGCAATCTTGTGACCAACAGGTACAATCTCCCAAGGTCGTCTTGCCCTATCAATATCTCCTTTATCATCACAAAGTGATATGTGCTTCTCAGGAGGTAAATTAAGCTGCTTAAATACCTTGAAtgcaattaaagaaaaaaaatatatatatcagcaTGGATGATTATAGTAATATCACTTGATCAAAGAAATATTTCAGAATAACACAATCATCTACGAACAGAATTTATTACTTCGAGAGAAAATGATGGCATAAAAGGTTCCAACAAACAAGCAAGAAGATACACTAGTCCAACTGAAGTTCTGATAACAAAAGCGCAACGAGGTTGGTCCTCCTTGTAAAGCTTCCAGAATTGGCTTTCCTGCATGGTAATTACAGATTATGCAACTTAGCAGCAGCTGAATAATCGGTTTCACAGACAATATacttaacaaaaaaacatatcCCTAAACAAGTCTCTCAAACAGGGATTAAAAACGCTCTTACTTGCAGATATGCATTCCCTTCACTAGAAATGCTCATTGCTGTTTTCAGTCCTTGCTTTAGTTTAACCTACACAAAATGTAGATAGAATGTCATGCCAATGCAAGACACATGTGAAAAAGGAAGGTGGGGAGGAGACGCTTCCAGTCATTTGCAACAAGACTGTCATCTAAATATCAATTACCTTCTCCATTGCTTCTATATATTGCTCCACATATTTTCCAACTTTTTCAGCTAATTTCTCTGTTAAAAGATCTGACTCTGCCCTTGGAGCATCTGGAATAATGGAACCATATCCTTGACCTGTACATGGATTTTGTTAGTTTATATGCTGCAAAGTGCCACATATACCATGCATGTTAAAACGAAATGCTGACCGACCTGAAGGTTTGgcaacaaaactcaaaactcgATTTATGAAGTTGCCCAAATTATTCAGCAATTCGCTGTTCAGTTTTGCTTGCAAGTCGGCCCACGTAAATAATGTGTCTGATACCTATTtcatcaaaaaacaaaatattaaaacgaGTAAACAAAGATACAGAGAAAGAAGGACATGAATTACAAACCatcacccaaaaaataaaaaaagagtcaAAAAGGAAGATGGGAATCATTAAAGTTACCTCAGGCCTATTAGTTAGCAAGTAATATCTCCATACTTCAACAGGAATGTTTGTATCTTTTGCATCATTTCCAAAAACCCCTATGCCTTTACTCTTAGAAAACTTTCCTGTGAAAACCATCAAAATTTAGATCACTTAGTACATATCGCACAAAGGCGTAAAGTTTGAGCTTTTATAAATAAAGTCTTCTAGAATCATGCATCCATACCTGCTTCGTAGTTTAAGTACTCAGTAACGCTAATAGTCTTCATTAAAGTCCAATTTTCACCAGTTCCAAGAAGCGTTGACGGAAACATCACCTGAAAGATAAATTAATAAGTAGACAGTTGAAATAAATGCTTTTTTGAAGCAAGAAATGCTGAGAATACAATGCTTACTGTATGGAATGGCACGTTATCCTTGCCCATAAACTGATACAACTCCACATTCTCAGGATTTTTCCACCACTTCTCCCATTCATCAGTGTAGCATTTAGTAATTGATACATATCCAATTGGAGCATCAAACCACACATAGAAAACCTACCAATAATAGAGTTAGAACAAATatatgtaacaaattttgaaaataattaacaaaaattagtAGAATTAGCATAAGTGTAGTATTAACCTTGTCCTTGAAGTTATCATGTGGAACTGGAACCCCCCACTTTAGATCTCTAGTAATACATCGTTGTTTAAGTCCCTCTTTGAGCCATGCATTTGTCGCTTGAATGGCATTTTGGCTCCAAGACCCAACCACTGATGTTTTATTGATATACTCTTCCAGTTTATCTTTGAGCAAAGGAAGTTCTAGAAACAAGTGATTTGTATCATGAATTTGTGGAGTTGTCTTACACACCTGCTTGCAATTGACAAAAATGAGAAATATAAGATTGTAACAATATTGCGTCTCTCCATTTAATGTTATATgcgaggaaaaaaaaaaactctcacaaaggatatgaaaaaaaatctatacCTTGCATTTAGGATCTTTTAGTTCTGTTGGATTCAAAAGCTTTCCACAGTTTTCACATTGATCTCCTCGTGCAGAAGCATAGTCACAACCTTGAGTCGGGCATGTCCCCTCCACAAGTCTGTCAGCTAAGAACCTTTTGCATGTGTCACAATAAAGCTGAATTACAGTACAAATTCAAGTTAAAATAAATTGTAGAAATACACTTTAAAACATAACTCAATCTTAATACATGGACATAAGCATGCAAATCAGTGACTAAACCAATAGAAGACACATTTACAAGCCAGTGAATGCTACCTGCTGCATTGTGTTCTCTGAAAGCCATTCATTCTCCAACAACTTTTTGAAAATCGCTTGACATACTTCCGTTTGTTGTGGTGCCGATGTGCGCCCAAATTTGTCAAAGCTTATATTAAACCACTTATAAACCTCCCTATGAATTGCATGATATCTGCAAGAATATAaccatttgaaataaattttaataaaacgTACACAATAAATAGAAGTTAGGTTTaccaaataatataaattttactGAAAAATTTACTTGTCACAAATCTGTTGGGGGCTACACTTCTCTTCCATAGCTTTGGTCTCCGTTGCCGTGCCGTACTCATCAGTTCCACATATGTATACCGTATTGTAGCCTCGAAGACGGCAGTAGCGTGCAAAGACATCAGCACTCAACACACCTGGCcaacacaacaaaaagaatacatgaattaatttCAAGAATCTGTTTGGTTcccaaaaaattagaagggaaaaaaaaaaggagcagATAAATACAGCCGATGATATTTCCTAGGTGGGGGACATTGTTGACGTAAGGCAAGGCGCTAGTGATCAGGATGTTTCGCTTGCCAGGGATGGGTAGCTTGGCAGCCGTTTGCTCCTCCTTGGAGGTAACTGCGAGGTCTCCCATGTCCATGTACGGTTCTCTCCTTCAGTGTCTGGGCTAGAAACAAGAGCTTAAAAAACTGCAATTCAAGATAAAAAAATCTCTCCACTGTTTTCTTATCAGGTTCCTTAGTATTCAGACAGTGTTTATGATGTAGGAGAGCACGGGTGTTTATAAATGACTCTTACTGCAACTGTTTACCAGGCTTATATAGACATCAAACCGTAGCATAACCTAATTGACAAAGGAAAATTTGAACAAAACAGGAAATAAACTAAATCCTAATTGGTATAGGAAAAATTTAATCAAAACtggaaaaaaccaaattctTAATGAAAATAGGAAAACTCATATCAAAATAACTTAATAATTTAAGATCACTACTAAAACTTAGCCTTATTGGCTGATGAGCCCACTTAGATTAGTAAAGTCTAGGTCGGTCTCATAGATACTCTGCGTCAGTTTACTTTATCTCCACCACTCCCAGTGTTTACTTCAtagaacatatatatatgggcaGAGATTCAAAATTCCGAAGTTTttgtttcaagtttcaacactCTAGTTTGGATCTCGCAA
The Prunus dulcis chromosome 2, ALMONDv2, whole genome shotgun sequence DNA segment above includes these coding regions:
- the LOC117619090 gene encoding probable methionine--tRNA ligase, coding for MGDLAVTSKEEQTAAKLPIPGKRNILITSALPYVNNVPHLGNIIGCVLSADVFARYCRLRGYNTVYICGTDEYGTATETKAMEEKCSPQQICDKYHAIHREVYKWFNISFDKFGRTSAPQQTEVCQAIFKKLLENEWLSENTMQQLYCDTCKRFLADRLVEGTCPTQGCDYASARGDQCENCGKLLNPTELKDPKCKVCKTTPQIHDTNHLFLELPLLKDKLEEYINKTSVVGSWSQNAIQATNAWLKEGLKQRCITRDLKWGVPVPHDNFKDKVFYVWFDAPIGYVSITKCYTDEWEKWWKNPENVELYQFMGKDNVPFHTVMFPSTLLGTGENWTLMKTISVTEYLNYEAGKFSKSKGIGVFGNDAKDTNIPVEVWRYYLLTNRPEVSDTLFTWADLQAKLNSELLNNLGNFINRVLSFVAKPSGQGYGSIIPDAPRAESDLLTEKLAEKVGKYVEQYIEAMEKVKLKQGLKTAMSISSEGNAYLQESQFWKLYKEDQPRCAFVIRTSVGLVYLLACLLEPFMPSFSLEVFKQLNLPPEKHISLCDDKGDIDRARRPWEIVPVGHKIAKPEPLFKELKDEEVESLRKKFAGSQADRKEREEAEAVKVAAQLKKMKVSDNSGKKKQQATKSAAEAEISISRLDIRVGLITKAQKHPDADSLYIQEIDVGEGQARTVVSGLVKYIPIEEMQNRKVCVLCNLKPATMRGIKSQAMVLAASNSDHSTVELVNPPKAAQVGERVTFPGFAGEPDEVLNPKKKVWESLQVDLHTNTDLVACYRDIPLTTSAGVCTVSSICGGSIR